A genome region from Colwellia sp. Arc7-D includes the following:
- a CDS encoding NAD-glutamate dehydrogenase, giving the protein MALVDGLPSVILSNVAQLIEKKVPAGTAPLVKQFAELLYRNISTLDLDHRNDSDMYGATLSLWNTLNDHQDDNPVIKVFNPQVSKNGWKSSHTIIEIIVKDMPFLVDSVRIALSRLNLTPHLMLNSPIKIIRDNKKNITKLSSSVDQSFTSTSVETVFFIEIDRQNDTKVLSSIAKELHSVVSDIAVTVSDWKPMKARLSTVIDEVKKAKLPCSSEEHKDSIDFLEWILADNFTLLGYRAYHIKALEGDMALEADVSSSLGLMNQYDGTKERLISELSESSREIALGKNLLILTKTNSKSRVHRPAHLDYIGIKRFDDKGNVIGEERFVGLFGSAYYTNSALHLPLIKSKVAGVCKDSGFAEGTHAYKALINILETYPRDEILQSSPAELLKNVLGIFQMQERDYSGLFMRRDAFNRFYSCMVYVPRERYNTALRINTQKLLQEALGSNEEVEFTTYFSESAQARTHYIVRVNSTKADINVKEIEKNLNHAARSWDDNLADALNSHKGEAKGKALSRKYINFPQAYKDEVLPGTAIVDIEKFEALTPENQLEMLFYQPQEEDANSRFVKLKLFHSGDPIHLSDVLPMLENFGLRVIGESPYAVKADNGEVYWILDFSMLLTGKGKFNLEIVQSLFQDAFARVWSRQLEDDGFNRLILGAELGGREVSIIRAYAKYERQIGGTFSQNYIEDTFARYPSIAKLLIKLFKLRFTPNKKSNEKAIEKVHTSLESSLDSVASLDDDRIIRRFVEMVNATIRTNYFQPHAVTGEKSYISFKILPSQISDVPLPVPAFEIFVYSPQVEGVHLRGGKVARGGLRWSDRREDFRTEVLGLVKAQQVKNTVIVPVGAKGGFVCKQLPDGDRNEIFEAGKECYRTFIRGLLDITDNIVDGEIVPPVNVVRLDEDDPYLVVAADKGTATFSDVANAISEEYNFWMGDAFASGGSVGYDHKAMGITAKGAWESVKRHFREMDIDCQTTDFTCIAIGDMAGDVFGNGMLLSKHIRLQAAFNHMHIFIDPTPDAASSYVERERLFNLPGCTWDDYNKDLLSEGGAIFSRHSKSIKLTPQIKKMLGTQKQTMSPLELMQAILKMQVDLLWNGGIGTYVKGSKETHLEVGDRANDALRINGADLKAKIVGEGGNLGFTQLGRIEFGAKGGRINTDAVDNAGGVDCSDNEVNIKILLNGLVQNGDLTVKQRNKILYDMTDEVGDIVIDDCYRQTHSLSITELRGGGQLKEQAQFISELDRSGKLDRALEFIPSDEEIAERLALGKGLTRPELSVLLAYSKMVLKEELVCPEITDNEYHQSLLIEAFPKQLQASYSAQMQDHPLRAEIIATQLANNIGNDMGFNFVHRMKEETGATTSEIANCYTMASAVFELSDVWKQISDLDNKISTSIQTEMLFQLRRTVRRATRWFLRHRNKSLNIAQSIAFYHETFVELSNNIASFMIEKEAAQIKRVETDLVKAGVPESVALRISLLSTLFSVMDLAEISKSDEVSTELATDLYFKLGARLDLHWFLDQITSQPVNNHWQALARASFREELDWQQRSLTSVILRGHKAETDVDTMIERWLVESAQPLERWQHILADFRIGKTHEFAKFSVALRELMLLSLHCDPVK; this is encoded by the coding sequence ATGGCGTTAGTAGACGGTTTACCTTCAGTGATACTTTCGAACGTAGCACAGTTAATAGAAAAAAAAGTTCCAGCGGGAACAGCACCTCTTGTTAAGCAGTTTGCAGAGTTGCTTTATAGAAATATTTCAACCTTAGATTTAGATCATAGAAATGATAGTGACATGTACGGTGCCACGCTAAGTCTTTGGAATACATTAAACGATCATCAAGATGATAACCCTGTTATTAAAGTTTTTAATCCACAGGTTTCAAAAAATGGTTGGAAATCTAGCCATACTATAATCGAAATTATTGTTAAAGATATGCCATTTTTAGTCGACTCTGTGCGCATAGCTTTAAGTCGATTGAACCTAACACCCCATTTAATGTTAAATTCACCAATTAAAATAATTCGTGATAACAAGAAAAATATTACTAAACTTTCTTCTTCTGTTGACCAATCGTTTACATCGACTTCGGTTGAAACGGTATTTTTTATCGAGATTGACCGTCAAAATGACACAAAAGTACTTTCAAGTATCGCCAAAGAGTTGCACTCAGTAGTGAGTGATATTGCCGTAACGGTAAGCGATTGGAAACCAATGAAAGCGCGTTTAAGCACTGTAATTGATGAAGTTAAAAAAGCTAAGTTACCTTGTTCATCTGAAGAACATAAAGACAGTATCGATTTTTTAGAGTGGATTTTAGCCGATAACTTCACTTTACTAGGCTATCGTGCATATCATATCAAAGCTTTAGAAGGTGATATGGCATTAGAGGCAGATGTTAGCTCTAGCTTAGGTTTAATGAACCAATATGACGGCACTAAAGAACGCCTTATTTCTGAACTAAGTGAATCTTCTAGAGAAATTGCTTTAGGAAAAAATTTATTAATTTTAACCAAAACTAATTCTAAATCACGCGTACATCGTCCTGCACACCTAGACTATATTGGTATTAAGCGCTTTGATGATAAAGGTAACGTTATAGGAGAAGAGCGCTTTGTTGGTTTATTTGGCTCTGCTTATTACACAAATAGTGCGCTGCATTTACCACTAATTAAATCTAAAGTGGCTGGGGTTTGTAAAGACTCTGGTTTTGCTGAAGGAACACACGCGTACAAAGCGTTGATCAATATTCTTGAAACTTACCCACGTGACGAAATTTTACAAAGTTCACCTGCTGAGTTATTGAAAAACGTTCTGGGTATATTCCAAATGCAAGAGCGTGATTATTCAGGCTTATTTATGCGCCGTGATGCTTTCAATCGCTTCTATTCATGTATGGTTTATGTTCCGCGTGAGCGCTATAACACCGCTCTACGTATTAATACACAAAAGCTATTACAAGAAGCGCTAGGCAGTAATGAAGAAGTAGAATTTACCACGTACTTCTCAGAATCAGCACAGGCACGTACGCACTATATCGTTAGAGTTAATTCGACAAAAGCAGACATTAATGTGAAAGAAATTGAAAAGAATTTAAACCATGCTGCACGCAGCTGGGATGATAACTTAGCTGACGCGTTAAATTCGCATAAAGGTGAGGCTAAAGGCAAGGCGTTAAGCCGTAAATATATCAACTTTCCACAAGCCTATAAAGATGAAGTATTACCAGGTACCGCGATTGTAGATATTGAAAAGTTTGAAGCGTTAACACCTGAAAATCAACTTGAAATGCTGTTTTATCAGCCACAAGAAGAAGATGCTAACAGCCGCTTTGTTAAATTAAAGTTATTCCATTCAGGTGACCCTATACATCTATCAGATGTTTTGCCAATGTTAGAAAACTTTGGTTTACGTGTTATTGGTGAAAGCCCTTACGCGGTAAAAGCAGATAACGGTGAAGTTTATTGGATTTTAGATTTCTCTATGTTGCTAACAGGCAAGGGTAAATTTAATTTAGAAATTGTTCAGAGCTTATTCCAAGACGCTTTTGCAAGAGTATGGTCACGTCAATTAGAAGATGATGGTTTTAACCGTCTAATTTTAGGTGCTGAATTGGGTGGCCGTGAAGTTTCAATTATCCGTGCATATGCAAAGTATGAACGTCAAATTGGTGGTACTTTTAGCCAAAACTATATTGAAGATACTTTTGCTAGATATCCAAGTATTGCCAAATTATTGATTAAACTTTTTAAATTACGATTCACACCTAATAAAAAGTCAAATGAAAAAGCAATTGAAAAAGTACACACGAGTCTTGAGTCTTCTCTAGACAGTGTTGCCAGTTTGGATGATGACCGCATTATACGTCGCTTTGTTGAAATGGTTAATGCGACTATTCGTACTAACTACTTCCAACCGCATGCTGTAACTGGTGAAAAATCTTACATTTCATTTAAAATTTTACCTTCACAAATTTCTGATGTACCACTTCCTGTGCCAGCATTTGAAATTTTTGTATATTCACCTCAAGTTGAAGGTGTTCATTTACGTGGTGGTAAGGTTGCTCGTGGTGGTTTACGTTGGTCAGACCGTCGTGAAGATTTCCGTACTGAAGTTTTAGGTCTTGTAAAAGCACAACAAGTTAAAAATACCGTTATTGTACCTGTAGGTGCAAAGGGTGGCTTTGTTTGTAAGCAGCTACCTGATGGTGACAGAAATGAAATTTTTGAAGCAGGTAAAGAGTGCTACCGTACCTTCATACGTGGTTTATTAGATATTACTGATAATATTGTCGATGGTGAAATAGTACCACCGGTTAATGTTGTGCGCTTAGATGAAGACGACCCATATTTAGTAGTAGCAGCAGATAAAGGAACGGCGACGTTCTCTGATGTTGCTAACGCTATTTCTGAAGAATATAACTTCTGGATGGGTGATGCTTTTGCCTCAGGTGGTAGCGTAGGTTACGACCATAAAGCTATGGGTATTACAGCTAAAGGCGCTTGGGAGTCGGTAAAACGTCACTTCCGTGAAATGGATATAGATTGTCAAACAACCGACTTTACTTGTATCGCTATTGGCGACATGGCGGGTGACGTGTTTGGTAATGGTATGTTGTTATCAAAGCATATTCGTTTACAAGCTGCATTCAACCATATGCATATTTTTATCGACCCAACCCCTGATGCTGCGAGTTCGTATGTTGAACGCGAGCGTTTGTTTAACTTACCGGGTTGTACGTGGGATGATTATAATAAAGATTTGCTTTCTGAAGGCGGTGCTATTTTCAGTCGTCATTCAAAATCAATTAAGTTGACCCCTCAAATTAAAAAAATGTTGGGTACGCAAAAGCAAACTATGTCTCCGCTTGAATTAATGCAAGCTATCTTAAAAATGCAGGTTGATCTGTTGTGGAATGGCGGCATTGGTACTTATGTTAAAGGCTCGAAAGAAACACACTTAGAAGTAGGTGATAGAGCTAACGATGCCTTACGTATTAATGGCGCGGATCTTAAAGCTAAAATAGTTGGTGAGGGCGGTAACTTAGGTTTCACTCAACTTGGGCGTATTGAATTTGGTGCTAAAGGTGGCCGAATAAATACTGATGCGGTTGATAATGCTGGTGGTGTTGATTGTTCAGATAACGAAGTTAACATTAAAATTTTATTAAACGGCTTAGTGCAAAATGGTGATTTAACCGTTAAGCAACGTAATAAAATTCTATACGACATGACTGACGAAGTGGGTGATATCGTTATTGACGATTGTTACCGTCAAACTCACTCATTATCAATCACTGAATTACGTGGTGGTGGACAGTTAAAAGAACAAGCACAATTTATTAGTGAATTAGACCGTTCAGGTAAGCTAGACAGAGCCTTAGAGTTTATTCCTAGTGATGAAGAAATTGCTGAACGTTTAGCATTAGGTAAAGGCTTAACTCGCCCTGAACTATCTGTGTTACTTGCTTATAGCAAAATGGTACTTAAAGAAGAACTGGTTTGTCCTGAAATAACGGACAATGAATATCATCAAAGTTTATTGATTGAAGCGTTTCCTAAGCAATTGCAAGCAAGTTACAGTGCACAAATGCAAGATCATCCATTACGTGCTGAAATTATAGCTACACAATTAGCTAATAATATTGGTAACGATATGGGCTTTAACTTTGTTCATCGTATGAAGGAAGAAACTGGCGCAACAACGTCAGAAATTGCTAATTGTTATACGATGGCAAGTGCAGTGTTTGAGCTTTCAGATGTTTGGAAACAAATCAGTGATTTAGATAATAAAATTTCTACTTCAATACAAACAGAAATGCTGTTTCAGTTACGTAGAACGGTTCGCCGAGCTACACGTTGGTTCTTGCGTCACCGTAATAAGTCACTCAATATTGCGCAGTCTATCGCTTTTTATCATGAAACATTTGTTGAGCTCTCTAACAATATTGCAAGCTTCATGATTGAAAAAGAAGCTGCACAAATTAAACGTGTTGAAACTGACTTAGTCAAAGCAGGTGTGCCAGAGTCTGTAGCACTTAGAATCTCACTATTGAGTACATTGTTCTCTGTGATGGATTTGGCTGAGATTTCAAAATCTGATGAAGTATCAACTGAACTAGCTACTGATCTTTACTTTAAACTTGGTGCAAGATTAGATTTACATTGGTTCTTAGACCAAATTACTTCTCAACCAGTGAATAATCATTGGCAAGCACTCGCAAGAGCGTCTTTCAGAGAAGAGTTAGATTGGCAACAACGTTCATTAACCTCTGTAATATTACGTGGTCATAAAGCTGAGACTGACGTAGATACTATGATTGAACGTTGGCTTGTAGAAAGCGCTCAACCATTAGAGCGCTGGCAACATATTTTGGCCGACTTTAGAATTGGTAAAACACATGAGTTTGCTAAATTCTCGGTTGCTTTACGAGAATTGATGTTGTTAAGTTTACACTGCGACCCAGTGAAATAA
- a CDS encoding MMPL family transporter, whose protein sequence is MKFNSIINVVEATLFRRRLAVLVFFMLTSIFLLFQASQIKLDAAFTKHIPLNHSYMKTYLEHRANFGGANNVLISVCDTSGDIFNPEFFTALKGVHDKLFFIPGVDRIQVKSLFSPSTRFVEIVEDGFAGGPVIPANFQPDEAGLAIVKGNIEKAGIVGSIVADDYSCSMVKTSLMEIDPNTGEKLDSIVLAAQLENEIRGEFEKDNISVHIIGFTKMVGDVAQGAKGVVTFFAIAIAITTLMVFWFCRSISLTILPIACSLIAVVWQLGMLSTLGFGLDPMSILVPFLVFAIGVSHGVQMINSVSKMVNKGKSSKEAAQLSFRVLLVPGGIALLSDTVGFMTLLSIDIGIIRELAITASLGVAMIILTNLVLLPLLVSYMKVPTKNDTAKEKATSGTDGIWHLMSTFATRKVAMFILAFTAVLYIVGYINAQDMKIGELHAGAPSLHEESRYNQDTFLITDKYAISVDYMSIIVETTADACTYYDQMSVIDRFQWRMENVPGVQSAVSLASIAKIVNAGYNEGNPKWRVLSRNPQTLVQSIARVPSSSGLLNSDCSAMPVILFLKDHKAETINRVVDAVKVVAKELGSDNLVFKLASGPVGVMAATNEAVEAAQIPMMLYVYGAVIILCLLSFRSLRATIAVVVPLYVVSTLAQWLMTALDIGLTVSTLPVIALGVGIGVDYGIYILSTMSVKLRNGATVQSAYFDALKERGSAVLITGVTLAIGVSTWFFSDLKFQVDMGILLTFMFLVNMIAAVLVLPAIAAFLWPERK, encoded by the coding sequence ATGAAATTTAATTCTATTATCAATGTTGTAGAAGCAACACTTTTCCGTCGTCGTTTAGCTGTGTTGGTGTTTTTTATGCTCACCAGCATATTTTTGTTGTTTCAAGCCAGCCAAATTAAACTTGATGCCGCTTTCACAAAACACATTCCACTAAACCACAGTTATATGAAAACCTATTTAGAACATAGGGCAAACTTTGGTGGTGCTAATAACGTTTTGATCTCAGTTTGTGATACCAGTGGAGATATTTTTAACCCTGAATTCTTTACTGCCTTAAAAGGCGTGCATGACAAACTGTTTTTTATTCCAGGGGTTGACAGAATTCAGGTTAAATCTTTATTTTCACCAAGCACTCGTTTTGTTGAAATTGTAGAAGACGGCTTTGCTGGTGGTCCGGTTATACCTGCTAACTTTCAACCTGATGAAGCTGGCTTAGCAATTGTAAAAGGCAATATAGAAAAAGCAGGCATTGTTGGTAGTATTGTTGCCGATGATTATAGCTGTTCAATGGTTAAGACTTCATTGATGGAAATTGACCCAAATACGGGTGAAAAGTTAGATAGTATTGTGCTTGCTGCACAATTAGAAAATGAAATTCGTGGTGAATTCGAAAAAGATAATATTTCAGTACATATTATTGGCTTTACTAAAATGGTGGGTGATGTAGCTCAAGGAGCTAAAGGTGTTGTGACCTTTTTTGCCATTGCTATTGCTATCACAACCTTGATGGTATTTTGGTTTTGTCGTTCAATTTCCCTTACTATTTTGCCTATCGCTTGTTCATTAATCGCGGTTGTATGGCAGCTCGGTATGCTATCGACATTAGGTTTTGGTTTAGACCCTATGTCAATCTTAGTACCATTTTTAGTCTTTGCTATTGGCGTTAGTCATGGTGTGCAAATGATTAACTCGGTCTCTAAAATGGTTAATAAGGGCAAAAGTAGTAAAGAGGCTGCGCAACTAAGTTTCAGAGTATTACTCGTGCCCGGTGGTATTGCTTTACTATCTGATACTGTTGGCTTTATGACCCTATTATCAATTGATATTGGTATTATTCGTGAGTTAGCTATTACAGCATCTTTAGGTGTTGCCATGATCATTTTGACTAACTTAGTACTGCTACCTTTGTTAGTTTCTTATATGAAAGTGCCAACAAAAAATGATACAGCAAAAGAAAAAGCCACTTCAGGTACCGATGGTATTTGGCACTTAATGTCTACATTTGCTACCCGTAAAGTTGCTATGTTTATTTTAGCGTTTACTGCTGTACTTTATATCGTTGGCTATATAAATGCGCAAGATATGAAAATAGGCGAATTACATGCCGGAGCACCTTCATTGCATGAAGAGTCACGTTATAACCAAGATACCTTTTTAATTACGGATAAGTACGCTATTAGCGTCGATTATATGTCTATTATCGTTGAAACTACCGCTGATGCTTGTACTTATTACGACCAGATGAGCGTTATTGATCGGTTCCAATGGCGTATGGAGAATGTACCAGGTGTTCAATCAGCTGTTAGTTTAGCCTCAATCGCAAAAATCGTTAATGCAGGTTATAACGAAGGTAACCCTAAATGGCGCGTTTTATCACGTAACCCACAAACCTTAGTACAATCAATCGCACGAGTACCATCATCAAGTGGACTACTCAATAGCGATTGTAGCGCAATGCCTGTTATTTTATTTTTGAAAGATCATAAAGCTGAAACAATTAACAGAGTCGTTGATGCTGTTAAAGTTGTGGCGAAAGAACTAGGTAGTGATAATTTAGTCTTCAAATTGGCCTCAGGCCCTGTCGGTGTAATGGCGGCAACTAATGAGGCAGTAGAAGCAGCTCAAATACCTATGATGCTTTATGTTTATGGCGCGGTAATTATTTTATGTTTATTAAGCTTTAGAAGCTTACGAGCTACCATTGCAGTCGTTGTTCCTCTTTATGTTGTATCAACGTTAGCACAGTGGCTTATGACAGCGCTTGATATCGGCTTAACGGTATCAACATTACCTGTTATTGCATTAGGCGTAGGTATTGGTGTTGATTACGGCATTTATATCCTCTCAACCATGAGTGTCAAACTGCGAAATGGTGCAACCGTTCAAAGTGCCTATTTTGACGCATTGAAAGAGCGTGGTAGTGCAGTATTAATTACGGGCGTAACTTTAGCTATTGGTGTGTCGACTTGGTTTTTCTCAGATTTAAAATTCCAAGTTGATATGGGCATACTATTAACCTTCATGTTTTTAGTTAATATGATTGCAGCTGTACTGGTATTACCAGCTATAGCAGCATTTCTCTGGCCTGAGCGAAAATAA
- a CDS encoding YCF48-related protein, translated as MMRLLVFLISFLTISITSAQTLDAIRAPLASKSLLLDITIVNNSKLVAVGERGHIVLSTDGEQWQQAQVPVQVTLTAVYFTNENNGWAVGHDATILSTNDGGLTWQLQQHLPQVEKPLLDVLFTDDLNGIAIGAYGLFYRTNDGGEHWVVEYHNEFLFPEDQAYLQELKLQDEKAYLDEQSSILPHFNRVVADGRTLYLAGEIGLIAKSNDFGVNWQKLDEIYPGSFYDINRTQEGNLLVVGLRGHIFRSLRNGTPWQESDSQVTALLSAIVLTDDDRIFVLGNNGVLLESRDDGSTFTKHIQKDGKPLIAGVWFNNKIIAVSDVGIKTINVTK; from the coding sequence ATGATGCGCCTTCTCGTTTTTTTAATCAGTTTTCTTACTATCTCAATTACCAGTGCACAAACGCTAGACGCGATACGTGCTCCTTTAGCGAGCAAATCTCTTTTACTCGATATTACTATTGTAAACAATTCAAAATTAGTTGCCGTGGGTGAGCGTGGTCATATTGTTCTTTCCACCGACGGTGAACAGTGGCAACAAGCTCAAGTGCCGGTACAAGTAACATTAACTGCCGTTTATTTTACTAACGAAAATAATGGTTGGGCTGTTGGTCATGATGCGACAATATTATCAACCAATGACGGTGGTTTGACTTGGCAGCTGCAACAACATTTACCACAGGTTGAAAAACCATTGTTAGATGTACTATTTACAGATGATCTAAATGGTATAGCCATAGGTGCTTACGGTTTATTTTATCGAACCAATGATGGCGGCGAGCACTGGGTTGTTGAATATCATAATGAGTTTCTTTTTCCAGAAGACCAAGCGTATCTACAAGAGTTAAAACTCCAAGATGAGAAAGCTTATTTAGATGAACAAAGCAGTATTTTACCGCATTTTAATCGCGTAGTTGCCGATGGCCGTACTTTATATCTTGCCGGTGAAATCGGTTTAATCGCTAAAAGTAATGACTTTGGTGTCAATTGGCAAAAACTCGACGAAATATATCCAGGTTCATTTTATGACATAAATCGTACACAGGAAGGTAACTTGCTTGTTGTGGGTTTACGAGGGCATATATTCCGCAGTTTACGCAATGGTACTCCTTGGCAAGAAAGTGATAGCCAGGTTACCGCGCTGTTAAGTGCTATAGTACTTACAGACGACGATCGTATATTCGTACTTGGAAATAACGGAGTGCTTTTAGAAAGTCGTGATGATGGCTCTACATTTACCAAACATATTCAAAAAGATGGTAAACCTCTTATCGCAGGGGTTTGGTTTAATAATAAAATTATCGCCGTCTCTGATGTTGGCATTAAAACTATTAACGTAACGAAGTAA
- a CDS encoding DUF1329 domain-containing protein, with product MRNIFKNTFKKVTIVSMAVTVALASASASAKVSDQDAAKLEKELTPFGAVRAANKDGSIPAWTGGITSAPAGYTVGDHHIDPFAEDKALYTITAKNLAEYKNLLTPGQVKLFETYPDTYKMSIYKSRRSASYPEHVYQATLENATKTELVEGGNGIIEAAIGIPFPVPKNGLEAIWNHILRYRGEKIVREGGQAAPTASGDYTYMGFDDQLLIPYGVKGVKASELQETNILFKFKQKVTEPARLAGTALLVHETMDQIKTPRQAWTYNTGQRRVRRAPNVAYDAPGTASDGLRTTDDFDMFNGAPNRYNWTLKGKQELLIPYNDYRLHSDDLKYDQILQPGHINPELVRYEKHRVWVVEANLKSDTRHTYKKRVFYIDEDSWQVAVTDIYDNRDELYRVGVAHGINYYEVPTQWSTLEVFHDLQSRRYIAMGLDNEANMYDFSADLQDVDFTSSALRREGRR from the coding sequence ATGAGAAACATTTTTAAAAATACCTTTAAAAAGGTAACGATAGTATCAATGGCGGTGACGGTAGCATTAGCGTCAGCTTCTGCTTCTGCTAAAGTTAGTGATCAAGATGCGGCTAAATTAGAAAAAGAGTTAACACCTTTTGGTGCGGTACGTGCTGCAAATAAAGACGGCTCTATTCCAGCTTGGACAGGTGGTATTACATCTGCACCTGCAGGCTATACCGTTGGCGATCATCACATTGACCCATTTGCTGAAGATAAAGCGCTTTATACTATTACTGCTAAGAACTTAGCTGAATATAAAAACTTATTAACACCAGGACAAGTTAAGTTATTTGAAACTTACCCTGATACTTATAAAATGAGTATTTATAAATCACGTCGTTCAGCGTCATACCCTGAACACGTTTATCAAGCTACTTTGGAGAATGCGACTAAAACTGAATTAGTTGAAGGTGGTAACGGTATAATTGAAGCGGCAATTGGTATTCCATTTCCGGTACCAAAAAATGGTTTAGAAGCTATTTGGAATCATATTTTACGCTATCGCGGCGAAAAAATTGTACGCGAAGGTGGTCAAGCTGCGCCAACGGCATCAGGTGACTATACTTACATGGGGTTCGATGACCAATTATTGATCCCTTATGGTGTAAAAGGGGTTAAAGCTTCAGAGCTTCAAGAAACTAATATTTTATTTAAGTTCAAGCAAAAAGTTACAGAGCCAGCACGTTTAGCAGGTACAGCTTTATTAGTTCATGAAACAATGGATCAAATAAAGACTCCTCGCCAAGCATGGACTTATAACACGGGTCAACGTCGTGTTCGTCGTGCGCCTAATGTTGCATATGATGCACCAGGTACAGCGTCAGATGGTTTAAGAACAACTGATGACTTTGATATGTTTAACGGTGCACCTAATCGTTACAACTGGACATTAAAAGGTAAGCAAGAGCTATTAATCCCATATAATGATTATCGTTTACACAGTGATGATTTAAAATATGATCAAATCCTTCAGCCTGGTCACATTAACCCAGAGCTAGTTCGATATGAAAAACATCGTGTTTGGGTAGTAGAAGCTAACTTAAAGTCGGATACACGTCATACTTATAAAAAACGTGTATTTTATATCGACGAAGATAGCTGGCAAGTAGCGGTTACCGATATTTATGATAACCGAGACGAGTTATATCGCGTAGGTGTTGCACATGGTATTAATTACTATGAAGTACCGACACAATGGTCAACATTAGAAGTATTTCATGATCTACAATCTCGTCGTTATATCGCGATGGGTTTAGATAATGAAGCTAACATGTACGACTTTTCAGCTGACTTACAAGATGTAGACTTTACCTCTTCAGCATTGCGCCGTGAAGGTCGCAGATAA